The genome window TTCACAACTTTTTTCCACGTTTGAAAACGCGTCCGCAGCTGGACGAAGCAACAGACACCTGTACTTacctgtcacgataactactttaTAGACTTATCGAGGTCATGTCCACACATCGTACGATATTTCCcgttgtgtttatttgtgttaacATTTTAACCGACATGATGCCAGAATGAACAGCCTACATTACGTCTGCCTGACGGACCTCTCCTCATACACAGACCAGGAGCAGCAGGTTCTGCTGGTCCCGGGACTGACCCCGTATGGTCCTGGTACTCACCCAGCAGGTTCTGCTGGTCCCGGTACAGCCGGCTCACTCTCTCCATCAGCTCCCACTTCTCACAGCAGCCTTTGTAGTTGACGAAGTTCCTGGCGAGGATTTCCTTCAGCTGTCGGACGCTGAGCGCCTCGATGTCGTCCAGACAGCTCAGGTCAGACAGCGATGCCCTGCGACCCGAAACCGGGGCCTCCTCCGGGTCCCAGGTCTGAAccagacagacaaaagacacTGAATCTCCAGAATCTAGACTCAAACACAGACCCTGACTGAGTCTCTGAAAACTACTTTTGAATGTTCGTGACACCTTTGAAACTAACAACAGAATCGTGAGCtggtgaaacattttaaaaacttttccaGGACAGTTGTCTGCTTTCCAGGACTTTTCCATGACTGTGGAGATGCTGTGTATTTGCAGTATAAACTCCAGGTTTTCCAGGACCCCTGTTCTGGTTTTACCTGGTCTTCGTCCTGAACGTCGAGCTCCACGGGGGCGGTCTCTGTGGGCGGGGCCAGGGCTTCTGCCTGTGCCGCGGGGGGGTCAGGGGTTAGGGCCGGGGTGGGGGGGTCAGGGGTCAAGGTGGAGATGTGAGGAGTcaggtcaggggtcagaggtcacagagggGGTCAGTGGTCGGGGTCTCAGGGGCGGAGCCGCTGGACGATGAAGGCTGCTGACTGAGGAccagctccaccagctcctcCTGAAGAACAGGAAACACTGGTGTAACTGGGGGGGCTCAGGGGTCAAAAGGTCAGGGATTCAAGGACTCTcacgtttgtttgtttttaggacAACATTTTTTAAGTAAGATAATAAATGACCTTCTCTCTGCACAGGTGGGTGGAGACCTCGTGCAGGTGCAGGTAGTCCCTGAGCTCCTTCACTTTCAGCTTCATTAGCTCCGCCCGCTCCAGCAGGTTGCCGTAGAAACGCtgacaggtgtgacagaggCGGGGGCGGGGCTCCAGCTGGGCAGAGCAACGGCTGCAGTAGTTGTTCttacagtccacacacacatgctgacagacagacaggtggagagagacagacagagcggGGAtttaaaacacacctgtgtggCACCAAAAAGACGACGGGTGAAGGGACGGGTGCATGCAGGTGTTGTAAAAACAGGAAGCTAGTTATCGAAGATGGCTGCTCGCCAACGCTGTCAGCGGCTGGAGCTGATTAAGCTAATACACGTCCATtaatctgcttagaaatcacAGAGAGAAGACGCTCCTTCCAGCTGCAGAAGCTGCCTGAGATTATCACGTTTTTAtgtttccttcagtctcgcagtgatccagagacgGCTGCCCGTCCGTCCACgtgtccactgcagacaggagctgctgactgctggttcggctgctttAACGGGGACAGTTTGACTAAATGTGAACAAAtacaggctaaaaaaaaaaaaccagggATCAAGTCGCAGCCCACAGCTAATCCACATCAATGTGGGCGCTGATATTTCAGACGGTTTGTTGTTGATGAGTAAAACTTTTCCACTGGTTAACgtgaaataaaaaagggaaatatcATCTTGCCGACTCCTTCCacgttttgtttatttgtgttgtttaattCCACTGTCTTTAAATCGGGAGGGGTTATTTCAGGCGCCCCTGGTTCCTGCGCTAAACACGCTAAAGACTCTTTGACACGCGTTCCTGATGATTCAGTCAGGACTCGGGAGCGTCCCGCTGTCCGAGGACTCTCTCAAG of Siniperca chuatsi isolate FFG_IHB_CAS linkage group LG7, ASM2008510v1, whole genome shotgun sequence contains these proteins:
- the rffl gene encoding LOW QUALITY PROTEIN: E3 ubiquitin-protein ligase rififylin (The sequence of the model RefSeq protein was modified relative to this genomic sequence to represent the inferred CDS: inserted 1 base in 1 codon) → MFASCCSWLCVDSADVEQSGGADRSYTNSAFSSQPSPAAPQHTCKACGGGFDTTTKEHVCVDCKNNYCSRCSAQLEPRPRLCHTCQRFYGNLLERAELMKLKVKELRDYLHLHEVSTHLCREKEELVELVLSQQPSSSSGSAPETPTTDPLCDLXTPDLTPHISTLTPDPPTPALTPDPPAAQAEALAPPTETAPVELDVQDEDQTWDPEEAPVSGRRASLSDLSCLDDIEALSVRQLKEILARNFVNYKGCCEKWELMERVSRLYRDQQNLLAANAVNASESGGGGGAAGLEENLCKICMDCPIDCVLLECGHMITCTKCGKRMSECPICRQYVVRAVHVFRS